In one Pseudarthrobacter sp. NBSH8 genomic region, the following are encoded:
- a CDS encoding NAD(P)-dependent oxidoreductase has translation MTSSNDPATPYRAAAATPYQAAGSLRGRTILMSGGSRGIGLAIATRAAQDGANIVLMAKTGQPHAKLAGTVFTAAEQVEAAGGQALAIVGDVRSDDDVVGAVAAAVERFGGIDIVLNNASAIDLSSTDDVDMKRYDLMQDINVRGTFLLSKLSLPALRKSAHAHILTLSPPLNLDPYWAGKHLAYTMAKYGMSLTTLGLAEELKADGVNVNSLWPCTLIDTAAIRNMPGGQEIVRAARGPQVMADAAHAVLTGSHLAGAHGAGNDGGSAGSPSGNFYTDEEVLRAAGVTDFRPYSLGAAEDRLVPDIFL, from the coding sequence ATGACTTCCAGCAACGATCCCGCGACTCCGTACCGGGCCGCCGCCGCAACGCCCTACCAGGCCGCCGGGTCCCTTCGGGGCCGCACCATTCTGATGTCCGGCGGCAGCCGCGGGATCGGGCTGGCCATTGCCACCCGGGCCGCGCAGGACGGTGCCAATATTGTCCTGATGGCCAAGACCGGTCAGCCCCATGCCAAGCTGGCAGGCACTGTCTTCACCGCCGCCGAGCAGGTGGAAGCCGCCGGGGGCCAGGCCCTGGCCATCGTGGGTGACGTGCGCAGTGACGACGACGTCGTCGGAGCCGTGGCGGCCGCCGTCGAGCGTTTCGGCGGGATCGACATCGTCCTCAACAACGCGTCCGCGATTGATCTCTCCTCCACCGACGACGTGGACATGAAGCGCTACGACCTGATGCAGGACATCAACGTCCGCGGGACATTCCTGCTGTCCAAGCTGTCGCTGCCGGCGCTGCGTAAATCGGCCCACGCGCACATCCTGACGCTCTCGCCGCCCTTGAATCTTGACCCCTACTGGGCAGGCAAGCATCTGGCGTACACGATGGCCAAATACGGGATGAGCCTCACGACGCTTGGCCTTGCCGAAGAACTCAAGGCCGACGGCGTCAACGTCAACTCACTCTGGCCGTGCACCCTCATCGATACCGCGGCCATCCGGAACATGCCCGGCGGCCAGGAAATCGTCCGCGCTGCCCGCGGACCGCAGGTCATGGCCGACGCAGCCCATGCCGTCCTGACCGGCAGCCACCTGGCCGGCGCGCACGGGGCCGGCAATGACGGGGGTAGTGCGGGTTCCCCCAGTGGCAACTTCTACACGGACGAAGAGGTGCTTCGCGCGGCGGGTGTCACTGATTTCCGTCCGTACAGCCTCGGGGCGGCGGAGGATCGGCTGGTTCCGGACATATTCCTCTAG
- a CDS encoding biotin--[acetyl-CoA-carboxylase] ligase: MDDAHTPGNPLNRGALADQDFLAATGIAKVVVVDSTGSTNADLLRSVTVEPKEWPDLSVLTAEYQTAARGRLDRRWEAPPMSSVSVSLVLRPANAEGRPLPTQTYSWLSLLGALALRETLTEAAGIPAELKWPNDVLVRGRKIAGILAQLGPMGDGSVPPVILGTGLNVTLTASELPVPTATSVALEEPLTVDRTLLLKSYLAHFTVLYRSFCNADGDPTAGIAGGASLHKRVESVMVTLGKQVRAQLPGDHEIIGHASRLDEYGSLLVVDKDRREHVVTAGDVVHLRPWAPPGQGTESGYA; the protein is encoded by the coding sequence ATGGATGACGCACACACCCCAGGAAATCCGTTGAATCGCGGGGCCTTGGCGGACCAGGATTTCCTTGCGGCCACGGGCATCGCCAAGGTGGTGGTAGTTGACTCCACCGGCTCCACCAACGCCGACCTCCTGCGCTCGGTGACCGTTGAACCCAAAGAGTGGCCGGACCTGTCAGTGCTGACTGCCGAGTACCAGACCGCCGCCCGGGGACGCCTGGACCGGCGTTGGGAGGCGCCTCCGATGAGCTCGGTGTCGGTGTCACTCGTCCTGCGGCCCGCTAACGCAGAGGGCAGGCCGCTGCCCACCCAAACGTATTCGTGGCTGTCACTGCTGGGCGCACTCGCGCTGCGGGAGACGCTGACCGAGGCCGCAGGGATTCCGGCCGAGCTCAAGTGGCCCAATGACGTTCTGGTCCGTGGCCGCAAGATCGCCGGCATCCTGGCCCAGCTGGGGCCAATGGGGGACGGTTCCGTTCCGCCGGTTATTTTGGGGACCGGCCTGAACGTGACTTTGACCGCATCAGAACTCCCGGTGCCCACAGCGACGTCGGTTGCCCTGGAAGAGCCGCTGACTGTTGATAGGACCCTACTGCTCAAGAGCTACCTCGCCCATTTCACAGTGCTCTACCGCAGCTTCTGCAATGCCGACGGCGACCCCACCGCCGGGATTGCCGGCGGCGCGTCGCTCCACAAACGGGTGGAGTCCGTCATGGTGACGCTGGGCAAGCAAGTGCGTGCGCAGCTGCCCGGTGACCACGAGATCATCGGGCACGCTTCGAGGCTGGACGAGTACGGCTCACTCCTGGTGGTGGACAAGGACCGCCGGGAACATGTGGTCACCGCCGGCGATGTAGTCCATCTGCGCCCGTGGGCCCCGCCCGGCCAGGGCACCGAAAGCGGCTATGCGTAA
- a CDS encoding PH domain-containing protein, with translation MRKGLVPGEQVITITRPQPRKLAGPAAAFIAAPAAAAFACAWTVRGEATRLMPVASADWTPWIVLACVLAAAWIWLAYCLPRLLRWQATRYVLTSRRIVARYGMVRRRDEQVNLASIRHVTVHQSVLQRILRSGNISLETGYQGVVSIQDVPEAVRFRDFVLDAIDELPAGGDPGTGEVSDYTNQALPWELREGGDDER, from the coding sequence ATGCGTAAAGGCCTCGTGCCGGGCGAGCAGGTCATTACGATCACCCGCCCGCAGCCGAGGAAGCTGGCCGGCCCTGCCGCAGCCTTTATTGCGGCGCCGGCCGCGGCAGCCTTCGCCTGTGCCTGGACCGTGCGCGGCGAGGCGACCCGACTAATGCCCGTGGCTTCCGCTGACTGGACGCCGTGGATCGTCCTGGCATGCGTCCTGGCCGCAGCGTGGATATGGTTGGCATATTGCCTGCCTCGGCTCCTGCGGTGGCAGGCAACCCGGTACGTCCTCACGAGCCGACGGATTGTTGCCCGCTATGGCATGGTGCGGCGCCGGGACGAGCAGGTCAACCTCGCGTCGATCCGCCACGTCACGGTCCACCAGTCGGTGCTGCAGCGCATATTGCGCTCCGGGAATATATCCTTGGAAACCGGGTACCAAGGTGTGGTGAGCATCCAGGACGTCCCGGAAGCAGTACGGTTCCGGGACTTCGTGCTGGATGCAATAGACGAACTGCCCGCGGGCGGGGACCCGGGGACCGGTGAGGTATCGGATTATACAAACCAGGCGCTGCCGTGGGAGTTGAGAGAAGGTGGAGACGATGAACGATGA
- a CDS encoding adenylate/guanylate cyclase domain-containing protein, with amino-acid sequence MNDEDQRDEADLPAPAVPETAHPATGTLSPERVAAKALEARLLGGERKLRRREVAAGAGLSLLSARKLWRALGFPNFGDEDVAFTERDQAALSTVVDLVRTGVLTEEAAISVTRSIGQMTDRMVVWQIEALVEDMVHEQGVTDAVARKRLVKELPSLLDALEEMLVYSWRRQLNAGVQRLAVRAEAGLQASEEGRDGDEDDAPLPLARAVGFADLVSYTSLSRRMNEKTLARLVQRFENKCAEIISVGGGRLVKTVGDEVLYIAETPAAGAEISLALAQAFTEDEILPEARVAMVWGRILSRLGDVYGPTVNLAARLTTLAEPGTVLIDSMTASALDQDKRFILVPKAAENVRGFGEIHPVLLARGQGKGLVLD; translated from the coding sequence ATGAACGATGAGGACCAGCGGGACGAAGCGGACCTGCCGGCTCCCGCCGTGCCTGAAACTGCCCACCCGGCAACAGGCACACTGTCTCCCGAGCGAGTGGCTGCCAAGGCGCTCGAGGCCAGGCTGTTGGGCGGCGAACGGAAGCTGCGGCGCCGTGAGGTGGCCGCCGGGGCAGGGCTGTCCCTCCTGTCGGCGCGGAAGCTGTGGCGTGCCCTCGGCTTTCCGAACTTCGGCGACGAAGACGTCGCCTTCACCGAACGGGATCAGGCGGCGCTGTCCACGGTGGTTGACCTGGTCCGCACCGGGGTGCTGACCGAAGAAGCCGCCATCTCCGTGACCCGGTCCATCGGACAGATGACAGACCGCATGGTGGTCTGGCAGATCGAGGCTCTGGTGGAGGACATGGTCCACGAGCAGGGCGTCACGGACGCCGTGGCCCGCAAGCGCCTGGTGAAGGAACTGCCCTCCTTGCTGGACGCACTGGAGGAGATGCTGGTTTATTCGTGGCGGAGGCAACTCAATGCCGGCGTTCAACGCCTGGCCGTGCGGGCCGAGGCTGGCTTGCAGGCCAGCGAAGAAGGCCGCGATGGCGATGAAGACGATGCCCCGCTGCCGTTGGCCCGCGCCGTCGGTTTTGCTGACCTGGTGTCCTATACGAGTCTCTCCCGCCGGATGAACGAAAAGACCCTGGCCCGGCTGGTCCAGCGCTTTGAGAACAAATGCGCCGAAATCATTTCCGTGGGCGGCGGGCGGCTGGTCAAGACAGTAGGCGATGAAGTCCTGTATATCGCCGAAACGCCGGCAGCCGGAGCGGAGATCTCGCTGGCGCTGGCACAGGCGTTCACCGAAGACGAGATCCTGCCGGAAGCGCGGGTGGCGATGGTCTGGGGCCGGATACTGTCCCGGCTGGGTGACGTCTACGGCCCGACGGTCAACCTCGCCGCCCGGCTGACCACCTTGGCGGAGCCGGGAACGGTCCTGATCGACTCCATGACAGCTTCCGCGCTGGACCAGGACAAACGCTTCATTCTCGTTCCGAAGGCCGCCGAAAATGTCCGCGGGTTCGGCGAAATCCACCCGGTACTCCTGGCGCGCGGCCAAGGAAAAGGCCTGGTCCTCGACTAG
- a CDS encoding Ig-like domain-containing protein, with product MTSLLGKFGLKKRHNKIVTGSAFAAAAAVLVAGAIIYPGFKTTEVELNDGGVWVVSKSKNAVGRLNYPSRVLDGAVTPASTTFDILQNAGDVFVDDETGSTLNQVSPANMRLGGDKQLPGSADVSFGASVISVTDAASGKVWAVSPTTVNGFDQEASEPVMVGSEGLVSAVGADDRIYSADPKSGAVTVTAVDANGEVVSSDSSTWGELRGAGDLQITVVGDKPVVLDAAAGKMFLPGGKRLQLDNARDAKLQQGGPASDFVAVSTQKALLKQPLDGSTAKTVAFDGEGVPAAPVQLAGCVHAAWSGANKYVRDCVNDADDKNVDVPKASASPSYVFRVNRDLVVLNDVNSGNVWLVNQNMQLVNNWDDVVPPKNESDEQDQESADNNTVNVLPDRTKPNRPPETKPDSLGVRPGRTTILSVLDNDSDPDGDVLTAAVGSSGPKAGTLESIYGGTAFQISVPADARPGAETFSYNAADGRGLSAGGQVTLNVVGPDENKAPVFKRGGDSTTMLVEQGKTVSQNILTDWVDPDGDDLVLLDAKADNDQDQVKVRRDGLLTFQDSGATAGKKNVQVTIWDGRATVTGKVVVNVQPPGALAPVVNADHVTAVVGQDLVIAPLKNDVDPNGGALRLAQVEANGPAELGPVTDGGTFTFRSTTPGPVYLTYIASNGPQSSQGLIRVDVESGKDAGDPVAVHDVALMPTGGSVLLDPLANDSDPSGGVLVLQSVKLPDNITASVSVIDHSVLRITDVLGTKDPFLFEYTMSSGKKSATGSVSVVPVPAPAVVEAPQPKPDEVNVRVNDVVTIPVLNNDTHPQGLELSVDPVLPQAVEAVDGKSFVSENTLRFIAGPQPKTVRAIYNAVDPQGQKSAAAVTIHILPLEGAENSRPQPQNLTARVVAAGTVRVPVPLDGIDPDGDSVQLTGVDSTPAMGTATVGSNFIDFTAAGDGAGTDTFRYKVVDRQGAVNTGTVTVGIAPRGETNQNPTPVDDEVKVRPGRQIAVDATGNDTDPDGDIIRILTDGIEADDALQATVSKTSGRIILTAPGAAGTVNVRYTIADDRDATAQATIRVVVDNEVPLKAPIARDDRVTSAQAMGKTAVDVPVLKNDEDPDGVGENLKLSTESLTARPGPDGTMIVDLTEQPQLIPYTVEDVDGQKSTAIIWAPGLGQQVPTLAKDEVIEVIAGQSVNVDLKEWVKVREGRTPRLTQTDRIKLIGSDGSNPVSGDGTALKYTAGADYVGPGSLSFEVTDGTAVDDPAGLKSTLSIRTKVLPDPNRNNPPELLGANVDVPKGESADLDLGKLTSDPDRDDLENMKYELVGGSPASFNARIDGKVLKTSVDGATATGTTGAVQVKAKDSRGLEATATFQLAVTASNRPKPIANDDIEPSAAAGKPVTVKVLANDSNPFPETALKIIAAGTETGSGNVDVSGDSVVVTPAPGFTGTMVVSYTVADKTEESSRQATARIRLTVKDKPLAPATPQAQSVGDRTALLNWTAPADRGSPITKYTVYGAGFRQECPANTCTLTGLVNNTKYLFEVTATNEFGESDRSPASAEVRPDVKPDTPLAPTLKFGDKQLAVNWVAPASKGSPVKSYDLEISPPPAGQNAQIQNLTAVSYVWKGLQNGVSYKVRVLARNDAKEPSEWSAYSAAEVPAGVPATPSAPTASQAGAVGAQSQLKVSWTAPNNNGDAISSYTLTTLHGGAVVATQPVPSGTTQNVTVDNSESNYTFTVSATNKAGTSGTSAPSAAIRAAGKPGQVSSGTVADTGTSGQLRVTFTPLTQAQRNGSTETEIQYSYNADGKSGSIAAGGGTIGGLTNGRDITVTIIATSTKNNVSGDAKAIGTGNPYGPPNAPNVDGKTSAKGDGDVHWTWNNPAVNGRPLDHFEISYEGGAWTSVGLANRYDRPAGGWDQVRTLKVRAVTAAVGPAGQANSRSGADPTPPPPTSWSITASPVRSCTEPRKGTDSYREGNPSSCVGEGKWLDAGAGSQSDRYQVWYKTSDNPTGIWYHLTSGMAAGNWLRCDTSNLGCNPPNGMPNR from the coding sequence GTGACATCACTGCTGGGGAAGTTCGGTCTCAAGAAACGCCACAATAAGATCGTGACGGGTTCGGCCTTTGCCGCGGCCGCCGCCGTGTTGGTCGCCGGCGCGATCATTTATCCGGGGTTCAAGACCACTGAGGTGGAGTTGAACGACGGCGGTGTGTGGGTAGTCAGCAAGTCCAAGAATGCGGTGGGGCGGCTGAATTATCCGTCGCGCGTACTCGATGGTGCCGTCACGCCGGCGAGTACTACTTTCGATATTCTCCAGAATGCCGGGGATGTGTTTGTGGATGATGAGACGGGTTCAACGCTGAACCAGGTTTCTCCGGCGAATATGCGCCTGGGCGGGGACAAGCAGTTGCCGGGTTCGGCGGATGTGAGCTTCGGCGCCAGCGTGATCTCGGTGACGGACGCGGCATCCGGCAAGGTCTGGGCCGTCTCGCCGACCACCGTTAACGGTTTTGACCAGGAAGCATCCGAACCTGTGATGGTCGGTTCCGAAGGTCTGGTCTCCGCGGTTGGCGCCGATGACCGGATCTACAGTGCCGACCCCAAATCTGGCGCGGTGACTGTAACGGCGGTGGACGCGAACGGCGAAGTCGTGTCCAGCGATTCCAGTACGTGGGGTGAGTTGAGGGGCGCTGGTGATCTGCAGATCACGGTGGTGGGGGATAAGCCGGTGGTGTTGGATGCTGCTGCGGGGAAGATGTTCCTGCCCGGTGGTAAGCGGTTGCAGTTGGATAATGCGCGGGATGCGAAGCTGCAGCAGGGCGGTCCGGCGAGTGATTTTGTGGCGGTTTCGACGCAGAAGGCGTTGTTGAAGCAGCCGTTGGATGGTTCGACGGCGAAGACGGTGGCCTTTGATGGTGAGGGTGTGCCGGCGGCTCCGGTGCAGCTGGCCGGGTGTGTGCACGCTGCGTGGTCCGGGGCGAACAAGTACGTCCGGGACTGTGTCAATGATGCTGATGATAAGAACGTTGATGTGCCTAAGGCGAGTGCGTCGCCGTCGTATGTTTTCCGGGTGAACCGGGACCTGGTGGTCCTGAACGATGTGAATTCCGGGAATGTGTGGCTGGTGAACCAGAACATGCAGCTCGTGAACAACTGGGACGATGTGGTTCCGCCAAAAAACGAATCCGACGAGCAGGACCAGGAATCGGCGGACAACAACACCGTCAACGTCCTGCCGGACCGTACCAAACCCAACCGGCCGCCGGAAACCAAACCTGACTCCCTGGGCGTTCGCCCGGGACGGACCACCATCCTCAGCGTCCTGGACAACGATTCGGATCCCGACGGCGACGTCCTGACCGCCGCGGTCGGCAGTTCAGGGCCCAAAGCCGGAACGCTGGAAAGCATCTACGGCGGCACCGCATTCCAGATCTCCGTTCCCGCGGACGCCAGGCCAGGCGCCGAGACATTCAGCTACAACGCCGCGGACGGGCGGGGACTTTCAGCCGGCGGACAGGTCACCCTCAACGTGGTGGGACCTGATGAGAATAAGGCGCCTGTCTTCAAGCGCGGGGGAGACTCCACCACCATGCTGGTGGAACAGGGCAAAACCGTCAGCCAGAACATCCTCACCGACTGGGTGGATCCCGACGGCGACGACCTCGTCCTGCTGGACGCCAAGGCAGACAACGACCAGGACCAAGTCAAAGTCCGCCGGGACGGGCTGCTCACGTTCCAGGACTCCGGCGCCACCGCCGGCAAGAAAAATGTCCAAGTCACCATCTGGGACGGCCGGGCAACTGTCACTGGCAAAGTTGTAGTGAACGTCCAGCCGCCGGGTGCCCTGGCACCTGTGGTCAACGCCGATCACGTCACTGCCGTGGTGGGCCAGGACCTGGTGATCGCGCCCCTGAAAAACGACGTCGATCCCAACGGCGGAGCCCTCCGCCTTGCACAGGTGGAGGCCAACGGTCCTGCCGAACTCGGCCCCGTCACCGACGGCGGCACGTTCACGTTCCGGAGCACCACTCCAGGACCCGTCTACCTGACCTACATCGCCAGTAACGGCCCGCAAAGCAGCCAGGGCCTGATCCGGGTTGACGTGGAGTCCGGCAAGGACGCCGGTGACCCCGTGGCCGTCCATGACGTTGCGCTTATGCCCACCGGAGGCAGCGTGCTGCTGGATCCGCTGGCCAACGACTCCGATCCTTCCGGCGGCGTGCTGGTGCTGCAGTCCGTGAAACTCCCGGACAACATCACGGCCTCGGTCAGCGTGATCGACCACAGCGTCCTGCGCATCACCGATGTGCTGGGCACCAAGGACCCGTTCCTTTTTGAGTACACCATGTCCAGCGGCAAGAAATCAGCCACCGGCAGCGTCTCGGTGGTCCCGGTCCCGGCTCCCGCCGTCGTTGAGGCGCCCCAGCCCAAACCCGACGAAGTGAACGTCCGGGTCAACGACGTCGTCACCATCCCGGTGCTAAACAACGACACGCACCCGCAGGGCCTGGAGCTGAGTGTGGACCCCGTGCTGCCGCAGGCCGTGGAAGCAGTGGACGGCAAGAGCTTCGTCTCGGAAAACACCCTGCGCTTTATCGCTGGCCCGCAGCCCAAGACAGTGCGGGCCATCTACAACGCCGTGGACCCGCAGGGCCAGAAGAGCGCCGCCGCCGTCACCATCCACATCCTTCCCTTGGAAGGCGCGGAGAACTCGCGGCCCCAGCCCCAGAATCTGACCGCCCGTGTGGTTGCCGCGGGAACGGTGCGCGTTCCCGTCCCGCTGGACGGCATCGATCCCGACGGTGACTCCGTGCAGCTGACCGGGGTCGACAGCACTCCCGCCATGGGAACCGCCACCGTGGGCAGCAACTTCATCGACTTCACCGCAGCCGGCGACGGCGCCGGAACCGACACCTTCCGCTACAAGGTGGTGGACCGCCAAGGTGCCGTCAACACCGGAACCGTGACCGTCGGCATCGCCCCGCGTGGCGAAACGAACCAGAACCCCACCCCCGTCGATGACGAGGTCAAGGTCCGGCCGGGACGGCAGATCGCCGTCGACGCCACCGGCAACGACACCGATCCCGACGGCGACATCATCCGCATCCTCACAGACGGTATCGAGGCTGACGATGCCCTCCAGGCCACCGTCAGCAAGACAAGCGGCCGCATCATCCTGACTGCTCCCGGCGCTGCCGGGACGGTCAACGTCCGCTACACCATCGCCGACGACCGCGACGCCACCGCCCAAGCCACCATCCGCGTGGTGGTGGACAACGAGGTTCCGCTCAAGGCACCCATTGCCCGCGACGACCGCGTCACCTCGGCCCAGGCGATGGGCAAAACTGCCGTGGACGTGCCGGTCCTCAAGAACGATGAAGACCCCGACGGTGTCGGCGAGAACCTCAAACTCAGTACCGAGTCACTCACCGCACGCCCGGGACCCGACGGGACCATGATCGTGGACCTGACCGAACAGCCGCAGCTGATCCCGTACACCGTCGAGGACGTGGACGGCCAGAAGTCCACCGCCATCATCTGGGCGCCAGGGCTGGGGCAGCAGGTTCCCACCCTTGCCAAGGACGAGGTTATTGAGGTCATTGCCGGCCAATCCGTGAACGTCGATCTCAAGGAATGGGTCAAGGTCCGGGAAGGCCGCACGCCGCGGTTGACCCAGACGGACCGGATCAAACTCATCGGTTCGGATGGCAGCAACCCGGTTTCCGGTGACGGAACGGCACTGAAGTACACGGCCGGCGCTGACTACGTTGGCCCGGGCTCGCTGAGCTTTGAGGTCACCGACGGCACCGCCGTCGACGATCCTGCCGGGCTGAAATCCACTCTGAGCATCCGCACGAAGGTGCTGCCTGACCCCAACCGGAACAACCCGCCGGAACTCCTGGGCGCGAACGTTGACGTGCCGAAGGGCGAGTCTGCGGACCTGGACCTGGGCAAACTGACCTCTGACCCGGACCGGGACGATCTGGAGAACATGAAGTACGAACTGGTCGGCGGCAGCCCGGCCAGTTTCAACGCCAGGATCGATGGCAAGGTGCTCAAGACATCCGTGGACGGCGCCACTGCCACCGGCACTACCGGTGCGGTCCAGGTGAAGGCCAAGGACTCCCGCGGGCTGGAGGCAACGGCCACCTTCCAGCTGGCCGTCACGGCCTCCAACCGGCCCAAGCCCATTGCCAACGACGACATTGAACCCAGCGCGGCCGCCGGGAAGCCGGTCACCGTAAAAGTCCTGGCCAACGACTCGAATCCGTTCCCCGAAACTGCCTTGAAGATCATTGCTGCCGGCACCGAAACCGGGAGCGGGAACGTGGATGTTTCCGGCGACTCAGTTGTAGTGACCCCCGCGCCCGGTTTCACCGGGACGATGGTGGTGTCCTACACAGTGGCTGACAAGACGGAGGAATCTTCGCGGCAGGCGACAGCCCGCATCCGGCTCACCGTCAAGGACAAGCCGCTGGCCCCGGCCACCCCGCAGGCCCAGAGCGTCGGAGACCGGACAGCACTTCTGAACTGGACCGCGCCTGCCGACCGAGGCTCACCCATCACCAAATACACGGTATACGGCGCGGGCTTCAGGCAGGAATGCCCCGCCAATACCTGCACGCTGACCGGACTGGTCAACAACACCAAATATCTGTTCGAGGTGACGGCCACCAACGAGTTCGGCGAGTCAGACCGTTCACCCGCCTCGGCGGAGGTCAGGCCCGACGTCAAACCGGATACACCCCTGGCGCCGACCCTTAAGTTCGGCGACAAGCAGCTTGCGGTGAACTGGGTGGCTCCGGCCAGCAAGGGATCGCCGGTGAAGTCCTACGACCTGGAGATTTCGCCCCCGCCCGCGGGACAGAACGCCCAGATCCAGAACCTGACTGCTGTCAGCTACGTCTGGAAAGGACTGCAAAACGGCGTTTCCTATAAAGTACGCGTCCTGGCCCGGAATGATGCCAAGGAACCGTCCGAATGGAGCGCATACTCGGCGGCGGAAGTACCTGCCGGTGTCCCGGCCACCCCGTCCGCGCCAACTGCGTCGCAGGCTGGGGCTGTGGGCGCGCAAAGCCAGCTCAAGGTCAGCTGGACCGCGCCGAACAACAACGGTGACGCGATCTCCTCGTACACCCTCACCACCCTGCACGGCGGCGCAGTAGTTGCCACCCAACCGGTACCTTCAGGTACGACGCAGAACGTCACCGTGGACAACTCAGAGTCCAACTACACCTTCACCGTCTCCGCCACCAATAAGGCCGGAACCAGTGGGACCAGTGCCCCTTCCGCAGCCATCCGGGCCGCGGGAAAACCCGGTCAGGTGAGCAGCGGGACGGTGGCTGACACCGGTACCAGCGGCCAGCTCCGGGTGACGTTTACGCCGCTGACGCAGGCTCAGCGGAACGGATCAACGGAGACGGAGATCCAGTACAGTTACAACGCGGACGGCAAGTCGGGAAGTATTGCCGCCGGCGGTGGGACCATCGGAGGACTTACCAATGGCCGGGACATCACGGTCACCATTATCGCCACGTCCACCAAGAACAACGTATCTGGGGACGCCAAAGCCATCGGTACCGGCAACCCCTACGGTCCGCCCAATGCACCCAACGTTGACGGAAAGACCTCGGCCAAGGGTGACGGCGACGTTCACTGGACCTGGAACAACCCGGCCGTCAATGGACGCCCGCTGGATCACTTCGAGATCAGCTACGAAGGCGGCGCCTGGACCAGTGTTGGCCTGGCAAACCGCTATGACCGTCCGGCCGGCGGCTGGGACCAGGTCCGAACCCTGAAAGTCCGTGCCGTCACTGCTGCAGTGGGTCCTGCCGGCCAGGCGAACTCGCGTTCCGGAGCGGACCCCACACCACCGCCGCCCACGTCGTGGTCCATCACGGCGTCACCCGTCCGAAGTTGCACTGAACCGCGCAAGGGCACTGACAGCTACCGCGAAGGTAACCCGTCCTCGTGCGTGGGCGAAGGTAAATGGCTTGACGCCGGCGCCGGCTCACAATCGGACCGCTACCAGGTCTGGTACAAGACGTCGGACAACCCGACGGGCATCTGGTATCACCTGACCAGCGGCATGGCCGCCGGCAACTGGCTCCGCTGCGACACGTCCAACCTGGGTTGTAACCCGCCGAACGGAATGCCCAACCGCTAG
- a CDS encoding MoxR family ATPase, protein MTMTTEQAEWFAGTFDKLVANVGQAVLGKDHVIRLTFTAMLAEGHVLFEDAPGTGKTMLARAMAATVQGSNNRIQFTPDLLPSDVTGVTIYDQKTQKFEFHKGPIFNNIVLADEINRASPKTQSALLEVMEESRVTVDGVTYEAGRPFMVMATQNPIEQAGTYRLPEAQLDRFLIKTSIGYPDHASTVQLLGGSNLKDRSKEISAVITTQAVADMADLAATVHVDTAVLEYISRLCEETRSAPETRLGVSVRGAIAMVRAAKVWAAGQGRNFVLPDDIKELASVVWTHRFVMDAEAEFSGATAEAVLARVLSDLAAPQQRAAV, encoded by the coding sequence ATGACCATGACCACCGAGCAGGCCGAATGGTTTGCAGGCACTTTCGACAAGCTCGTCGCCAATGTGGGACAGGCGGTGCTCGGCAAGGACCACGTCATCCGGCTCACCTTCACCGCGATGCTGGCGGAGGGCCATGTGCTGTTCGAGGATGCTCCCGGCACTGGCAAGACCATGCTGGCCCGGGCCATGGCCGCCACGGTGCAGGGGTCCAATAACCGCATCCAGTTCACCCCCGACCTCCTCCCCTCGGACGTCACGGGCGTGACCATCTACGACCAGAAAACGCAGAAGTTCGAGTTCCACAAGGGACCGATCTTCAACAACATCGTCCTGGCCGACGAGATCAACCGTGCTTCGCCGAAGACCCAGTCGGCCCTGCTGGAGGTCATGGAGGAATCCCGGGTCACCGTGGACGGCGTCACCTACGAGGCCGGCCGGCCGTTTATGGTGATGGCCACCCAGAACCCGATCGAGCAGGCCGGTACGTACCGCCTGCCCGAAGCGCAGCTGGACCGCTTCCTGATCAAGACCTCCATCGGCTACCCGGACCACGCCTCCACGGTCCAGCTGCTCGGTGGCTCGAACCTGAAGGACCGCTCGAAAGAGATCTCCGCAGTGATCACCACCCAAGCCGTGGCGGACATGGCCGACCTCGCTGCCACCGTGCACGTGGACACGGCGGTCCTTGAATACATTTCCCGGCTCTGCGAGGAGACCCGCAGCGCGCCTGAGACCCGGCTGGGCGTTTCCGTTCGTGGCGCCATCGCCATGGTCCGCGCCGCCAAGGTATGGGCCGCGGGGCAGGGACGGAACTTCGTCCTGCCGGACGACATCAAGGAACTGGCGTCCGTTGTGTGGACGCACCGGTTTGTGATGGACGCGGAGGCTGAGTTCTCCGGCGCCACCGCCGAGGCTGTCCTGGCGCGGGTTCTCTCTGACCTCGCGGCACCGCAGCAGCGCGCCGCCGTCTGA